The Hyphomicrobiales bacterium genome has a window encoding:
- a CDS encoding putative peptide transport system permease protein BAB2_1050 (Evidence 3 : Putative function from multiple computational evidences), with amino-acid sequence MIGYILRRFVALGLTLLAAALVIFVVLEILPGDPAAVTLGLNAAPEALAALRAEMGLDKPAVLRFFIWLGGLVTGDLGQSYTYRVPVAQLIAERMAVTLPLALMAIGLATAIGIPLGMLAASRRGHLADAGVMAFAQAGLAIPNFWFGLLLVLVFAVGLGWLPAGGFPGWQAGFGTALKALLMPALALALPQAAIIARVTRSAMLDTLQEDFVRTARAKGLSEGTTMRRHALRNALIPVVTILGLQFSVLIAGAIIIENVFALPGLGRLVFQAIAQHDLIVVKDLVMLFAGLAILINFAVELLYGLIDPRLRQA; translated from the coding sequence ATGATCGGCTACATCCTGCGCCGGTTCGTCGCGCTGGGCCTGACCCTGCTCGCGGCGGCGCTGGTGATCTTCGTCGTGCTCGAAATCTTGCCGGGCGACCCGGCGGCAGTGACGCTCGGCCTGAACGCCGCGCCCGAGGCGCTCGCCGCGCTCCGGGCCGAGATGGGGCTCGACAAGCCGGCGGTGCTGCGATTCTTCATCTGGCTCGGCGGGCTCGTCACCGGCGATCTCGGCCAGAGTTATACCTATCGCGTTCCGGTAGCGCAGCTCATTGCCGAGCGCATGGCGGTGACGTTGCCGCTGGCGCTGATGGCGATCGGGCTCGCGACCGCGATTGGCATTCCGCTTGGCATGCTCGCCGCATCCCGCCGCGGCCATCTGGCCGATGCAGGCGTGATGGCCTTCGCGCAGGCCGGGCTCGCCATCCCGAATTTCTGGTTCGGCCTGCTGCTCGTGCTGGTCTTCGCGGTCGGGCTCGGCTGGCTGCCGGCTGGTGGCTTTCCCGGCTGGCAGGCTGGATTCGGCACGGCGCTGAAGGCGCTGCTGATGCCGGCGCTAGCCCTGGCGCTGCCGCAGGCGGCGATCATCGCGCGGGTGACACGCTCCGCCATGCTCGACACGCTGCAGGAGGATTTCGTCCGCACCGCTCGTGCCAAGGGGCTGAGCGAGGGCACGACGATGCGGCGGCATGCGCTGCGCAATGCGCTGATCCCGGTCGTGACGATTCTGGGCCTGCAATTTTCCGTGCTGATCGCAGGTGCCATCATCATCGAGAACGTCTTCGCACTGCCGGGGCTGGGGCGGCTCGTCTTCCAGGCCATCGCCCAGCACGATCTGATCGTGGTCAAGGATCTCGTCATGCTCTTCGCCGGGCTGGCGATCCTGATCAATTTCGCGGTCGAGCTGCTTTATGGGCTGATCGATCCGCGGTTGAGGCAGGCATGA